From Polaribacter butkevichii, a single genomic window includes:
- a CDS encoding DUF423 domain-containing protein, with translation MDKIALISGAIFGLTAVIFGAFGAHLLKKKLNTEQLQSFETGVKYQMYHAIVLLVLGFQLNQQLTLDNYIVYFFIIGILLFSFSIYGLVLSSANNKKLKFLGPITPLGGLCLVLAWGLLIYRFI, from the coding sequence ATGGATAAAATAGCATTAATTTCAGGAGCAATTTTTGGACTAACAGCCGTAATTTTTGGTGCATTTGGTGCACACCTTTTAAAGAAAAAATTAAATACAGAGCAATTACAAAGTTTTGAAACAGGTGTAAAATACCAAATGTATCATGCAATCGTTTTACTTGTTTTAGGTTTTCAATTAAACCAACAACTCACTTTAGACAACTACATTGTTTACTTCTTTATCATTGGAATCCTTTTATTTTCATTTTCTATTTATGGACTCGTTCTTTCATCTGCCAATAATAAAAAGCTGAAATTTTTAGGCCCAATTACACCTTTAGGTGGTTTGTGTTTAGTATTGGCTTGGGGATTGTTAATTTATAGATTTATATAA
- a CDS encoding TPM domain-containing protein, with product MNLKKVFSFRFSVSTKKAFTLLVFLCTLNLFSQGFKIPETPKFQTSVYDYVGLLTPNQKTSLESKLVRYSDTTSTQMVIAIIASTEGENISYLAANWGEKWGIGDAAKDNGVLILLAQNDKKIAIQAGRGTEHLLTDFQSKRIIDRVIIPEFKKGDFYSGLDKGADYIFKTLNGEFKGTRQKEADGFDPGIIIFIIIIIIFFILISRGNKNNGSGGRGFRRGSIADTIFDAIILSNAGRGGGSFGGGGFGGSSGGGSFGGGGFGGGFGGGSFGGGGASGGW from the coding sequence ATGAATTTAAAAAAAGTTTTCAGTTTTCGATTTTCAGTTTCTACTAAAAAGGCATTTACTTTACTTGTTTTTTTATGCACATTAAATCTTTTTTCTCAAGGATTTAAAATTCCAGAAACGCCTAAATTTCAAACAAGTGTTTATGATTATGTTGGGTTGCTTACTCCGAATCAAAAAACGAGTTTAGAAAGTAAATTAGTACGTTATTCAGACACTACGTCTACTCAAATGGTAATTGCTATCATTGCATCCACCGAAGGTGAAAATATTAGTTATTTAGCCGCAAATTGGGGTGAGAAATGGGGGATAGGAGATGCAGCAAAAGACAATGGTGTTTTAATATTGTTGGCTCAGAATGATAAAAAAATTGCCATTCAAGCAGGTAGAGGTACAGAACATTTATTAACCGATTTTCAATCGAAAAGAATTATAGATAGAGTTATAATCCCGGAGTTTAAAAAGGGAGATTTTTATAGTGGTTTAGATAAAGGGGCTGATTATATTTTTAAAACTTTAAACGGAGAGTTTAAAGGAACTCGCCAAAAAGAAGCGGATGGGTTTGATCCTGGAATTATCATTTTTATCATAATCATTATTATCTTTTTTATTTTAATTTCTAGAGGAAATAAAAATAACGGAAGTGGTGGTAGAGGTTTTAGAAGAGGTTCTATTGCAGATACTATTTTCGATGCCATTATTTTAAGTAATGCAGGTAGAGGTGGCGGAAGCTTTGGCGGCGGCGGTTTTGGAGGTTCTTCTGGAGGAGGAAGTTTCGGCGGCGGTGGCTTTGGTGGCGGATTCGGTGGCGGTAGTTTTGGTGGAGGTGGCGCTTCTGGAGGCTGGTAA
- a CDS encoding TPM domain-containing protein — translation MSKVEAFLSPEEEQEIISAIRVAEKNTSGEIRVHIEASTEMEHDKRALEVFHLLKMNNTKDDNAVLIYVAVKDKKFVIYGDKGINKVVPTDFWNTTKDVMQNHFKKGDFKQGIVDGILKAGEELQTHFPWQIDDENELSNEISKG, via the coding sequence ATGTCTAAGGTAGAAGCATTTCTTTCTCCAGAAGAAGAACAAGAAATTATTTCTGCGATTAGAGTTGCAGAGAAAAATACTTCTGGCGAAATTAGAGTACATATTGAAGCTTCCACAGAGATGGAGCACGATAAACGAGCGTTAGAAGTATTTCATCTGTTAAAAATGAACAATACCAAAGATGATAATGCAGTGTTAATTTATGTTGCCGTAAAAGATAAAAAATTTGTTATTTATGGAGATAAAGGAATTAATAAAGTAGTTCCTACAGATTTTTGGAATACCACAAAAGATGTGATGCAAAATCATTTTAAAAAGGGGGATTTTAAACAAGGAATTGTAGATGGAATCTTAAAAGCCGGAGAAGAATTACAAACCCATTTTCCTTGGCAAATTGATGATGAAAATGAACTTTCTAATGAGATTTCTAAAGGATGA
- a CDS encoding LemA family protein produces MKKWLIPVIVILVIVFGLYNWGKNFNNEAVVLQEDAKTTWSNVESAYQRRNDLIGNLVKTVQGAADFEKETLTDVINARAKATSVNINAGDLTPEKMAQFQQAQAGMSGALSKLLVSVERYPELKANANFLELQSQLEGTENRINVARDRFNEGVNNYNKHIKVFPNSVLAGMFNFDEMDRYKANPGSENAPDVNFDFNKKK; encoded by the coding sequence ATGAAAAAATGGTTAATTCCGGTAATAGTAATATTGGTAATTGTTTTCGGACTTTACAATTGGGGTAAAAATTTTAATAACGAAGCTGTTGTTTTACAGGAAGATGCAAAAACAACGTGGTCTAATGTAGAAAGTGCTTACCAACGTAGAAACGATTTAATTGGTAACCTAGTAAAAACAGTACAAGGAGCGGCAGATTTTGAAAAAGAAACATTAACAGATGTTATTAATGCAAGAGCAAAAGCAACTTCTGTAAATATAAATGCAGGCGATTTAACACCAGAAAAAATGGCACAATTTCAACAAGCGCAAGCGGGTATGAGTGGAGCACTTTCTAAATTATTAGTTTCTGTAGAACGTTATCCAGAATTAAAAGCAAACGCAAACTTCTTAGAGTTACAAAGTCAATTAGAAGGAACTGAAAATAGAATTAACGTTGCTAGAGATCGTTTTAATGAAGGTGTAAATAACTATAACAAACACATCAAAGTATTTCCAAACTCTGTTTTAGCAGGTATGTTTAATTTTGATGAAATGGATCGTTATAAAGCAAATCCAGGATCAGAAAATGCACCTGATGTAAACTTTGATTTTAACAAGAAAAAATAA
- a CDS encoding MerR family transcriptional regulator has translation MHIDLPEKRYYKIGEVAKAFNVNTSLIRFWEKEFDIIKPKKNAKGNRLFTQEDIKNFKLIFSLVKERGFTLEGAKQKLKQNPESTIHNQDIINRLESVKAELIKIKNQL, from the coding sequence ATGCACATAGACTTACCAGAAAAAAGGTATTATAAAATAGGTGAAGTTGCTAAGGCGTTTAACGTAAATACTTCTTTAATTCGTTTTTGGGAAAAAGAGTTTGATATTATCAAACCTAAAAAAAATGCCAAAGGAAATCGATTGTTTACACAAGAAGATATTAAAAATTTTAAATTGATATTTAGCTTGGTTAAAGAACGCGGTTTTACTTTAGAAGGTGCAAAACAAAAACTAAAGCAAAATCCAGAATCTACCATCCATAATCAAGATATTATTAATAGATTAGAAAGTGTAAAGGCAGAATTGATTAAAATTAAAAATCAATTGTAA
- a CDS encoding M23 family metallopeptidase, whose product MAKVKYYYDADTLSYRKIAVNKGDYYKKSIFGVLAVVLTAFFGFIILSQFIMSPRERSQKRELENLKLHYELLSKRMEESSSILAQLQERDNNIYRTYFEANPISDEQRKAGFGGVNRYKYLDGFDNSTMITKLTKDIDVLSKQLVVQSKSLDEIVGLAKEKEKMLASIPAILPVKLQDLTRMASGYKWRMHPILKIRKFHKGMDFTAPVGTPIFASGNGDVIRSERSATFGNVVYIDHGYGYKTIYAHMSKIKARKGDKVKRGDLIGYVGNTGRSVSAHLHYEVHKNDRAVNPINFYYGDLTPEEFAAMQKAAEEEGQSYD is encoded by the coding sequence ATGGCAAAAGTAAAATATTATTACGATGCAGACACACTTTCTTACAGGAAAATTGCTGTAAATAAGGGTGATTACTACAAGAAATCTATTTTTGGGGTATTAGCTGTCGTTTTAACAGCTTTCTTTGGTTTTATTATTTTAAGTCAGTTTATAATGTCGCCAAGAGAGCGTTCTCAAAAAAGAGAATTAGAAAATTTAAAGTTGCATTACGAGTTGCTTTCTAAACGAATGGAAGAGAGCTCTTCTATTTTGGCACAACTACAAGAAAGAGATAATAATATTTATAGAACCTATTTTGAAGCAAATCCTATTTCTGATGAACAAAGAAAAGCGGGTTTTGGTGGAGTTAATAGATACAAGTATTTAGATGGTTTTGATAATTCTACCATGATAACTAAGTTAACAAAAGATATCGATGTACTTTCTAAACAATTGGTGGTGCAATCTAAATCTTTAGATGAGATAGTAGGTTTGGCTAAAGAAAAAGAAAAAATGTTAGCTTCAATACCTGCAATTTTACCTGTTAAATTACAAGATTTAACAAGAATGGCTTCTGGGTATAAATGGAGAATGCATCCAATCTTAAAAATTAGAAAATTCCATAAAGGAATGGATTTTACGGCACCAGTAGGAACGCCAATTTTTGCTTCTGGTAATGGTGATGTAATTAGATCAGAAAGAAGTGCAACTTTTGGTAATGTGGTTTATATAGATCATGGTTATGGGTATAAAACTATTTATGCACACATGAGTAAAATAAAAGCAAGAAAAGGTGATAAGGTAAAACGAGGAGATTTAATAGGATACGTTGGTAACACAGGGCGTTCTGTATCTGCACATTTACATTATGAGGTTCATAAGAATGATAGAGCTGTAAACCCTATTAACTTTTATTACGGAGACTTAACGCCAGAAGAGTTTGCTGCAATGCAAAAAGCTGCGGAAGAAGAAGGGCAATCTTACGACTAA
- the alaS gene encoding alanine--tRNA ligase, which translates to MKSQDIRATFLNFFKEKSHLIVPSAPMVTKDDPTLMFVNSGMAPFKEYFLGNGVPKKNRISDSQKCLRVSGKHNDLEEVGYDTYHHTLFEMLGNWSFGDYFKKEAIAWAWELLTEVYKIDKDILYVTVFEGSDDADNLKMDTEAFDIWKQFIAEDRILKGNKKDNFWEMGEQGPCGPCSEIHVDIRSAEEKAKVDGRTLINEDHPQVVEIWNLVFMQYNRKANGTLEDLPNKHIDTGMGFERLCMVMQGVKSNYDTDVFTPIIREIETITNVKYGEDLKQDIAIRVISDHVRAVAFSIADGQLPSNTGAGYVIRRILRRAVRYGFTFLNKKEPFIYRLVDVLSKKMGVAFPELKAQKQLIENVIKEEETSFLRTLDQGLLLLDRIIENSSSKEISGDKAFELYDTYGFPIDLTSLILSEKGLKLDEKGFEAELQKQKSRSRAASEMSTDDWTVLVDDSVEEFIGYDALEANVKITRYRKVTSKKDGEMYQLVFNLTPFYPEGGGQVGDKGYLEDIHGDVIYILDTKKENSVIIHFTKNLPKNINETFKAVVDKKQRYRTECNHTATHLLHQALREVLGTHVEQKGSAVHSKSLRFDFSHFSKLTVEELHEVENFVNRRIAGKLPLEESRNITMEQAIEDGAMALFGEKYGDTVRAIKFGKSIELCGGTHVKNTSDIWHFKIKSEGAVASGIRRIEAITNEAVKDFYFESNKALLEIKELLNNTKEPVKAVQKIQDENASLQRQIEQLLKDKAKNLSGELKNQIQEINGVQFLATKVDLDQNGIKNLAFSLGKEHQNAFLFFASSAAKDKAMLTCYISKELANERGYDAGKVVRELGKLIHGGGGGQNFFATAGGKNPGGIPKALDKAKDYLI; encoded by the coding sequence ATGAAATCACAAGATATCCGTGCTACTTTTTTAAACTTCTTTAAGGAAAAATCTCATTTAATTGTGCCTTCTGCACCAATGGTAACTAAGGACGACCCAACTTTAATGTTTGTAAATTCTGGAATGGCGCCTTTTAAAGAATACTTCTTAGGAAATGGAGTACCAAAGAAGAACCGAATTTCAGATTCGCAAAAATGCTTGCGCGTTTCTGGTAAACATAACGATTTAGAAGAGGTGGGGTACGATACGTATCATCATACTTTATTTGAAATGTTAGGTAACTGGTCTTTTGGTGATTATTTTAAAAAAGAAGCTATTGCTTGGGCTTGGGAACTTTTAACCGAGGTTTACAAAATAGACAAAGATATTTTATACGTAACCGTTTTTGAAGGTTCTGATGATGCAGATAATTTAAAAATGGACACAGAAGCATTTGATATATGGAAACAATTTATTGCCGAAGACCGCATTTTAAAAGGTAATAAAAAGGATAATTTCTGGGAAATGGGAGAGCAAGGACCTTGCGGACCATGTTCTGAAATTCATGTTGATATTCGTTCTGCAGAAGAAAAGGCAAAAGTTGATGGTAGAACATTAATTAACGAAGACCACCCACAGGTTGTAGAAATATGGAACTTAGTTTTTATGCAATACAACCGAAAAGCCAATGGTACTTTAGAAGATTTACCAAATAAACATATTGATACTGGTATGGGCTTTGAGCGTTTATGTATGGTTATGCAAGGCGTAAAATCTAATTATGACACCGATGTTTTTACTCCAATTATTAGAGAAATTGAAACCATTACCAATGTAAAATATGGCGAAGATTTAAAACAAGATATTGCCATTCGAGTAATTTCAGACCACGTTAGAGCTGTTGCTTTTTCTATTGCTGATGGCCAATTACCTAGCAATACAGGTGCTGGTTATGTAATTAGAAGAATTTTAAGACGTGCTGTACGTTACGGCTTTACATTCTTAAATAAAAAAGAACCTTTTATTTATAGATTGGTAGATGTTTTAAGTAAAAAAATGGGTGTTGCTTTCCCTGAATTAAAAGCACAAAAACAATTAATAGAAAATGTAATAAAGGAAGAAGAAACTTCTTTTTTAAGAACATTAGACCAAGGATTACTTTTATTAGATAGAATTATAGAAAACTCTTCTAGCAAAGAAATATCTGGTGATAAAGCTTTTGAATTATACGATACTTATGGTTTTCCTATCGATTTAACTTCTTTAATTCTTTCTGAAAAAGGGCTAAAATTAGACGAAAAAGGATTTGAAGCAGAACTTCAAAAACAAAAAAGCAGATCTAGGGCCGCTAGTGAAATGTCTACGGATGACTGGACTGTTTTAGTGGATGATTCGGTAGAAGAATTTATTGGATACGATGCTTTAGAAGCAAACGTAAAAATTACAAGGTACAGAAAAGTAACTTCTAAAAAAGATGGTGAAATGTATCAATTGGTATTTAACCTAACTCCTTTTTACCCAGAAGGCGGAGGACAAGTAGGTGATAAAGGCTACTTAGAAGATATACATGGAGATGTAATTTATATTTTAGACACCAAGAAAGAGAATAGTGTTATTATTCACTTTACAAAGAATTTACCAAAAAATATTAACGAAACTTTTAAGGCTGTTGTAGATAAAAAACAACGTTATAGAACAGAATGTAACCATACAGCAACGCACTTATTACACCAAGCTTTAAGAGAGGTTTTAGGAACTCATGTAGAGCAAAAAGGATCTGCTGTACATTCTAAATCTTTACGTTTTGATTTTTCTCATTTTTCTAAATTAACCGTAGAAGAATTACATGAAGTAGAAAATTTTGTAAACAGAAGAATTGCAGGCAAACTTCCGTTAGAAGAAAGCAGAAACATTACCATGGAACAAGCGATTGAAGATGGTGCAATGGCTTTGTTTGGTGAAAAATATGGAGACACAGTAAGAGCTATAAAATTTGGAAAATCTATAGAACTTTGTGGAGGAACGCATGTAAAAAACACTAGTGACATTTGGCACTTTAAAATTAAATCTGAAGGTGCTGTTGCTTCTGGTATTAGAAGAATTGAAGCGATAACAAATGAAGCTGTTAAAGATTTTTATTTTGAAAGTAACAAAGCTCTATTAGAAATTAAAGAGTTATTAAACAACACAAAAGAACCTGTAAAAGCTGTTCAAAAAATACAAGATGAAAATGCTTCTCTACAGAGACAAATTGAACAACTATTAAAAGATAAGGCTAAAAATTTATCTGGCGAATTAAAAAATCAAATACAAGAAATTAACGGGGTTCAGTTTTTAGCTACAAAGGTAGATTTAGATCAAAACGGAATTAAAAATCTAGCATTTTCTTTAGGTAAAGAGCATCAAAATGCTTTCTTATTTTTTGCTTCTTCTGCAGCAAAAGACAAAGCAATGTTAACTTGTTATATTTCTAAAGAATTAGCAAATGAACGTGGTTACGATGCAGGAAAAGTTGTTAGAGAATTAGGAAAACTAATACACGGTGGTGGTGGTGGACAAAATTTCTTTGCAACCGCTGGAGGGAAAAACCCTGGAGGAATCCCTAAAGCTTTAGATAAAGCTAAGGATTATTTGATTTAA
- a CDS encoding GSCFA domain-containing protein, producing the protein MQLQTIIPLKKEIRNPIDYNSKLLLLGSCFSENIGDKLNYFKFQTNQNPFGILFHPKAIENLITNAINEKVYTTKDIIFQNERWHSFDAHSNLSSPDKKVLLDNLNTAVSSTNQQLKEATHVVITLGTSWVYRFIETDTIVANCHKIPQKKFLKEILTVAEISQSLKNIIDLLKSINKNIKVLFTVSPVRHLKDGFVENTISKAYLITAIHSILTEGFTFYFPSYEIMMDELRDYRFYNEDMVHPNKTAVNYIWEKFTDTWFSEDSKSMMKEIETIQKGMSHRPFNENSEQHQQFLKNLEFKKSKIKDQFYHIVF; encoded by the coding sequence ATGCAGCTTCAGACAATAATTCCCTTAAAAAAAGAAATAAGAAACCCAATAGATTACAACTCTAAGCTTCTTTTGCTAGGTTCTTGTTTTTCTGAAAATATTGGTGATAAACTAAATTATTTTAAGTTTCAAACCAATCAAAATCCATTTGGTATTTTATTTCATCCAAAGGCAATAGAAAATCTGATTACAAATGCAATTAATGAAAAAGTATACACAACAAAAGATATCATCTTTCAAAATGAACGTTGGCATTCTTTTGATGCGCATTCTAATTTAAGTTCTCCTGATAAAAAAGTACTCTTAGACAATCTAAACACAGCAGTTTCATCAACCAACCAACAATTAAAAGAAGCAACCCATGTTGTTATAACTTTGGGTACATCTTGGGTATATCGATTTATAGAAACAGATACAATTGTAGCTAATTGTCATAAAATTCCGCAAAAAAAATTCTTAAAAGAAATACTAACTGTAGCTGAAATTTCTCAAAGCTTAAAAAACATAATTGATCTTTTAAAATCCATTAATAAAAATATAAAAGTACTTTTTACGGTTTCTCCTGTAAGACACTTAAAAGATGGATTTGTAGAAAACACAATAAGTAAAGCGTATTTAATTACCGCAATACACAGTATACTTACTGAAGGCTTCACCTTCTATTTCCCGTCCTATGAAATTATGATGGATGAGTTAAGAGATTATCGTTTTTATAACGAAGACATGGTACATCCAAATAAAACAGCCGTCAATTATATTTGGGAAAAATTTACGGATACTTGGTTTTCTGAAGACTCAAAATCGATGATGAAAGAAATTGAAACAATTCAAAAAGGGATGTCTCACAGACCTTTTAATGAGAATTCTGAGCAACATCAGCAGTTTTTAAAAAATTTAGAGTTTAAAAAATCAAAAATAAAAGATCAATTTTATCATATCGTTTTTTAA
- a CDS encoding rhodanese-like domain-containing protein produces MSAEIKEYLEKGAVVLDVRTQEEWNEGHTEGAEHIVLTVIPLEIEKIKSWNKPVIAVCRSGARSGQATQFLAKNGVDVINGGPWQNVDQHISK; encoded by the coding sequence ATGAGTGCAGAAATTAAAGAATATTTAGAAAAAGGAGCGGTAGTTTTAGATGTTAGAACACAAGAAGAATGGAATGAAGGGCATACAGAAGGTGCAGAACATATTGTTTTAACAGTAATTCCTTTAGAGATTGAAAAAATTAAATCTTGGAATAAACCAGTAATTGCCGTTTGTAGAAGTGGAGCAAGAAGCGGACAAGCAACTCAGTTTTTAGCTAAAAACGGTGTTGATGTTATTAATGGTGGTCCTTGGCAAAATGTAGACCAACATATTTCTAAATAG
- a CDS encoding aromatic amino acid hydroxylase, whose translation MNAHFELNEVTKKLPKHLHKFVVQQPYDEYTAQNQAVWRYVMRMNVAYLSKVAHKSYITGLEKTGISLENIPFMEGMNRILKEIGWAAVSVDGFIPPNAFMEFQAYNVLVIASDMRTINHIEYTPAPDIIHEAAGHAPIISNPEYAEYLRRFGEIGSKAISSSKDYEMYEAIRLLSILKEDPNSSEIEIKAAQEKVEYLQDNMGELSEMAQIRNLHWWTVEYGLIGSLETPKIYGAGLLSSIGESAWCMQDKVKKVAYSIDAATVNFDITKPQPQLFVTPDFAYLSLVLDEFANTMAIRTGGLKSIQKLIDSDNLGTIELTTGIQISGVFSKVIQYKNNKVAYFQTTGPTALANRDKELIGHGITSHANGFGSPVGKLKGINLPIEDMSPRDLKAYGIYEGEFMTLEFESGVVVKGKAITGTRDLRGKILIISLEDCTVTYQNEILFQPEWGIYDMAIGKEVVSAYAGPADVDSFLTLGKVSETKTHKITYSEKEQQLYGLYEEVRKMRAGNLSTNKKITEIFNQLKTQFPLDWLLPLELYELALQHQFSIQSAILEWLEALKCNKSYTKLIENGLILCRV comes from the coding sequence ATGAACGCTCATTTTGAACTAAACGAAGTTACTAAGAAACTACCCAAACATTTACATAAGTTTGTGGTACAACAACCTTATGATGAATATACAGCCCAAAACCAAGCGGTTTGGCGTTATGTAATGAGAATGAATGTAGCTTATTTGAGTAAAGTGGCACACAAATCTTACATAACTGGGTTAGAAAAAACGGGTATTTCTTTAGAAAATATTCCTTTTATGGAAGGAATGAATAGAATTTTAAAAGAAATAGGTTGGGCAGCTGTTTCAGTTGATGGTTTTATTCCGCCAAATGCTTTTATGGAATTTCAAGCATATAATGTTTTGGTTATTGCTTCTGATATGAGAACTATTAATCACATAGAATACACGCCTGCTCCAGATATTATTCATGAAGCAGCAGGTCATGCACCCATTATTTCAAATCCAGAATATGCAGAATATTTAAGAAGATTTGGAGAAATAGGTAGCAAGGCAATTTCATCTTCTAAAGATTATGAAATGTATGAGGCAATTCGGCTTTTATCAATCTTAAAAGAAGATCCAAATTCATCAGAAATAGAAATTAAAGCAGCACAAGAAAAAGTAGAGTACCTTCAAGATAATATGGGCGAATTGTCTGAAATGGCTCAAATTAGAAATCTGCATTGGTGGACTGTAGAATATGGTTTGATTGGTAGTTTAGAAACCCCTAAGATATACGGAGCAGGTTTGCTTTCATCAATAGGAGAAAGTGCTTGGTGTATGCAAGACAAAGTAAAAAAAGTAGCCTATTCTATTGATGCTGCTACGGTAAATTTTGATATTACAAAACCACAACCGCAATTATTTGTAACGCCAGATTTTGCTTATTTAAGTTTGGTTTTAGATGAGTTTGCAAATACAATGGCTATTCGAACTGGTGGTTTAAAAAGTATTCAAAAATTAATAGATTCAGATAATTTAGGAACGATAGAACTAACCACGGGTATTCAGATTTCTGGTGTTTTTTCTAAAGTTATTCAGTATAAAAATAATAAAGTAGCATATTTTCAAACAACAGGGCCAACGGCTTTAGCAAATAGAGATAAAGAATTAATAGGACACGGAATTACAAGTCATGCCAATGGTTTTGGCAGTCCTGTTGGTAAATTAAAAGGAATTAATTTGCCAATTGAAGATATGAGCCCTAGAGATTTAAAGGCTTACGGAATTTACGAGGGCGAATTTATGACCTTAGAATTTGAGAGTGGAGTTGTTGTAAAAGGAAAAGCAATTACAGGTACTAGAGATTTAAGAGGTAAGATTTTAATTATTTCTTTAGAAGATTGCACGGTAACTTATCAAAATGAAATATTGTTTCAACCAGAATGGGGTATTTATGATATGGCTATTGGTAAAGAAGTGGTTTCTGCTTATGCAGGTCCTGCAGATGTAGATTCTTTTTTAACTTTAGGTAAGGTTTCAGAAACGAAAACGCATAAAATTACGTACTCAGAAAAAGAGCAGCAATTGTATGGTTTGTATGAAGAGGTTAGAAAGATGAGAGCGGGTAATCTATCAACAAATAAAAAAATAACAGAAATATTTAATCAGTTAAAAACTCAATTTCCATTAGATTGGTTATTGCCGTTAGAATTATATGAATTAGCTTTGCAGCATCAATTTTCTATCCAATCGGCTATTTTAGAATGGTTAGAAGCGTTAAAATGTAACAAAAGCTACACAAAGTTAATTGAAAATGGACTAATTTTGTGTCGAGTTTAA
- a CDS encoding ankyrin repeat domain-containing protein, which produces MKKLILPLLFCLFAFGSVKATTSESLNYKEAVIIKSNYNVSAFFKLIQMGNYEAVKALIETGENVNKKSNGLTPLMFAARYNKAKIAKLLIENGAKLKTKSDRGNMTALDMAKRSNAIDAIKVIKEAL; this is translated from the coding sequence ATGAAAAAATTAATCTTACCATTATTATTTTGTCTTTTTGCTTTCGGATCTGTAAAAGCAACAACCTCAGAGAGTTTAAATTATAAAGAAGCAGTAATAATTAAATCTAATTATAATGTTAGTGCTTTTTTTAAGTTAATACAAATGGGGAATTATGAAGCTGTAAAAGCTTTAATAGAAACTGGAGAAAATGTAAACAAAAAATCGAACGGTTTAACTCCCTTAATGTTTGCTGCAAGGTATAATAAGGCCAAAATTGCCAAACTTTTAATAGAAAATGGAGCAAAATTAAAGACAAAATCAGACAGAGGAAACATGACAGCATTAGATATGGCAAAAAGATCGAATGCAATAGATGCTATAAAAGTTATTAAAGAAGCTCTATAA